The following proteins are encoded in a genomic region of Rattus rattus isolate New Zealand chromosome 2, Rrattus_CSIRO_v1, whole genome shotgun sequence:
- the LOC116894278 gene encoding vomeronasal type-1 receptor 4-like: protein MEEVALQILVLCQVGPGTVANILLFIHNFSPIVTDSQMRPIQIIQTNLAIANVFIILLLFLTNNMTVGFLKRTLTDLSCKRGYFLYLVARSTNMCFTCALSTYQFVTLVSGNWGRVLLRGRATKVVSYSCYSCWLFSILNNAYIPMKISGPQKPNNGIDVKVKWVCSISDFSVGMNFLRFAHDIIFISIMLWTSVSLVLLLRKHHLRLQHIHTPIQDHRGYAEIRASHTILMVVVTFVSFYFLDCICTFFRVSFVNTCLWLGHVKEVLAISFPTIYPLILIFRGPKNHCSLFFTVQPLNHVTR, encoded by the coding sequence ATGGAGGAAGTGGCTCTTCAGATCCTTGTTCTTTGTCAGGTTGGGCCAGGGACAGTGGCCAATATCCTTCTGTTTATCCATAATTTCTCTCCAATTGTGACTGACTCTCAGATGAGGCCCATTCAAATCATTCAAACAAACTTGGCCATAGCAAATGTCTTCATTATCCTCCTCTTATTCCTTACAAACAACATGACAGTTGGGTTTTTAAAAAGGACCCTAACTGACCTCAGTTGTAAACGTGGGTACTTCCTGTACTTGGTGGCTCGAAGTACTAATATGTGCTTCACCTGTGCCCTGAGTACTTATCAGTTTGTCACTCTTGTTTCTGGTAACTGGGGTAGGGTCTTGCTTAGAGGAAGAGCAACCAAGGTTGTTAGCTATTCTTGTTATAGTTGTTGGTTGTTCAGCATCTTAAATAATGCTTACATTCCAATGAAAATCAGTGGtccacaaaaaccaaacaatggCATTGATGTTAAAGTTAAGTGGGTCTGCTCCATCTCTGATTTCAGTGTAGGCATGAACTTCTTGCGGTTTGCTCACGACATCATCTTCATCAGTATCATGCTCTGGACCAGTGTCTCCTTGGTACTTCTCCTGAGAAAACACCACCTGAGACTGCAGCACATTCACACACCTATTCAGGACCACAGAGGATATGCTGAGATCAGAGCATCCCATACCATCCTCATGGTGGTGGTCACATTTGTAAGCTTTTATTTTCTAGACTGCATTTGTACCTTCTTTCGCGTTTCTTTTGTGAACACTTGTCTCTGGTTAGGGCATGTCAAAGAAGTTTTAGCTATAAGCTTCCCTACCATTTATCCCTTAATATTGATATTTAGAGGTCCTAAAAAtcattgttctcttttcttcactGTGCAACCACTAAACCATGTGACTAGATGA